A genomic window from Lotus japonicus ecotype B-129 chromosome 1, LjGifu_v1.2 includes:
- the LOC130742831 gene encoding uncharacterized protein LOC130742831, with amino-acid sequence MIQHVTTASKKGLENGGASVNHVVKEVAGAGDATGHGNPIALSCFQHYDSRYWIIDSGASDHICFDKMSFNTLTEVKPISVKLTNGIIIKTCYVGTVRITQTILLTHVLFVPEFTYNLVSVNKLAREHDVDVIFGKFHCFVQEVQTKRRISLGSLQPDELYHLVVSSSSSTCVSIQHSSISEINDFSHIIPPGALWHFSWFVWVVLFNNKGEVQQQVKNFITLVRTQFGQTVKAIRSDNGPEFLLPAFYSAQGIVHQRSCSQLPKKMWRYSVLHDVFLMNRIPSKLLKIKSPYELLYREVVDMEMMKAESTGDKLNVAPETQSVERDESESPSASIEDVAHNEITSNASIEIPGTQIVYEIPEPGSIIVEGEVEVRRSTRPLKRPVHLANFQYSSLPTCSSTTHSSIHHYSNERLSIAHKTYALNIAQDQEPSTFAEANKDLHWHEAMQKNLKHLREMLDVDNAFLHGKLDEDVYMNTPAGVPSIKPNQVCKLLKSLYGLKQASRKRYEKLSAHLEALGFTKTASDHSLFVKYQGSSFTNLLVYVDDVILFGNTMTEFQSVKDSLHPAFGIKDLGVLKYFLGLEDLSQRFNFRYIKQQVKSGAIAAVSSVGKDARAIQMLIGQDTQIQGGLFQAIVSTSSLDLKVTCTATPVLLCDNQSALHIAANLVFHEKTKHLDIDCHVVREKLQGGILKLLPIPTALQVADVFTVTSRSDD; translated from the exons ATGATTCAGCATGTCACCACAGCTTCAAAGAAAGGATTAGAAAATGGTGGTGCTTCTGTAAATCATGTAGTGAAGGAAGTTGCTGGTGCAGGAGATGCTACAGGACATGGTAATCCCATTGCTCTATCTTGCTTTCAACATTATGATAGTAGATATTGGATTATAGATTCAGGGGCAAGTGACCATATATGCTTTGATAAAATGTCTTTTAACACACTCACTGAAGTGAAACCAATTAGTGTTAAATTAACTAATGGtattatcatcaaaacatgctATGTTGGAACTGTTAGAATCACACAAACCATTCTCTTGACACATGTTCTCTTTGTTCCTGAATTCACATACAACTTAGTTTCAGTAAATAAGCTAGCAAGGGAACATGATGTTGATGTGATTTTTGGCAAATTTCACTGTTTTGTTCAGGAAGTGCAAACCAAGAGGAGGATTAGTTTGGGTAGTTTGCAGCCTGATGAACTCTATCACCTTGTAGTTAGTAGTTCGTCTAGTACCTGTGTTTCAATTCAGCATAGTTCTATTTCTGAAATAAATGACTTTAGTCATATTATCCCACCTGGTGCTTTATGGCACTTTAG CTGGTTTGTTTGGGTTGTATTATTCAATAACAAGGGTGAGGTTCAGCAACAAGTGAAGAATTTCATCACATTGGTCAGGACTCAGTTTGGACAGACAGTAAAAGCTATCAGAAGTGACAATGGGCCAGAGTTCCTTCTTCCTGCATTTTATTCTGCTCAgggaattgttcatcaaagatCTTGT TCCCAACTACCTAAGAAGATGTGGCGCTACTCTGTGTTGCATGATGTATTCCTTATGAATAGGATACCAAGTAAGCTTTTGAAGATCAAGTCACCGTATGAGCTGCTATATAGAGAGGTAGTGGATATGGAAATGATGAAG GCAGAGTCTACAGGTGACAAACTGAATGTTGCTCCAGAAACTCAATCAGTTGAAAGAGATGAGAGTGAGTCTCCAAGTGCTTCTATTGAAGATGTAGCACATAATGAGATAACCTCAAATGCTTCCATTGAAATCCCTGGTACTCAAATAGTATATGAAATTCCTGAACCTGGTTCAATCATAGTTGAAGGAGAGGTTGAAGTTAGAAGATCCACAAGACCACTCAAAAGACCTGTACATTTGGCAAATTTTCAATATAGTTCTTTACCTACTTGCAGTAGCACTACACACAGTAGTATTCATCACTATTCTAATGAAAGGTTGTCTATTGCACACAAAACTTATGCTCTCAACATTGCTCAAGATCAGGAGCCTTCTACTTTTGCAGAAGCAAACAAAGATTTACACTGGCATGAAGCCATGCAAAAAAATTTAAAGCACTTGAGAGAAATG CTTGATGTAGACAATGCCTTCTTGCATGGAAAATTAGATGAAGATGTGTATATGAATACACCAGCAGGGGTGCCTTCTATAAAGCCAAATCAAGTCTGCAAATTATTGAAGTCTCTTTATGGACTTAAGCAAGCTAGCCGAAAGCGGTATGAAAAATTATCAGCTCATTTAGAAGCCCTTGGTTTTACAAAAACTGCATCAGATCATTCTCTCTTTGTTAAATACCAAGGCTCTTCTTTCACAAACTTGCTGGTATATGTGGATGATGTGATACTATTTGGTAACACCATGACTGAGTTTCAGTCAGTCAAGGACTCTCTTCATCCGGCTTTTGGAATCAAGGATCTAGGAGTGTTGAAGtattttcttggtcttgaa GACCTATCGCAGCGGTTTAATTTTCGCTACATTAAACAGCAGGTGAAATCTGGTGCTATTGCAGCGGTTTCGTCCGTTGGGAAAGATGCCAG GGCTATTCAGATGCTGATTGGGCAGGATACTCAGATACAAGGAGGTCTATTTCAGGCTATTGTTTCTACTTCGTCTTTG GATCTTAAAGTCACTTGCACTGCAACACCAGTTCTGTTATGTGACAACCAAAGTGCACTTCACATTGCTGCAAATCTTGTTTTCCATgagaaaaccaagcatttagaCATTGATTGCCATGTGGTTCGAGAAAAGCTGCAAGGTGGAATTCTCAAGTTGCTACCTATTCCTACAGCACTACAAGTTGCAGATGTTTTtactgtaacatcccgatctgacgactga